One window of the Archangium primigenium genome contains the following:
- a CDS encoding DUF2378 family protein — MALVAPEATLRGFFFTGILAQVRLLGDEAVTRQCEEAAGGDRFMFFFSYPVSAMLRLLYTAAWALKGPRGDFAQVMRHLGQEIAPDYLESGTGRVLVLLAAGEPRRLLNGFPSAYRTAVRHGDCTVTWMGTHAARISIQGSPLPAEYYEGAVRGVFSFTQVAQVATVVRQVSPLLIEVDVSW; from the coding sequence ATGGCGCTCGTCGCCCCCGAGGCCACGCTCCGGGGCTTCTTTTTTACCGGGATCCTCGCCCAGGTGCGGCTGCTCGGGGACGAGGCGGTGACGCGCCAGTGCGAGGAGGCGGCGGGGGGAGACCGCTTCATGTTCTTCTTCAGCTACCCGGTGTCGGCCATGCTCCGGCTGCTCTACACGGCCGCCTGGGCCCTCAAGGGTCCCCGGGGAGACTTCGCCCAGGTGATGCGGCACCTGGGCCAGGAGATCGCCCCGGACTACCTGGAGTCGGGCACGGGGCGGGTCCTGGTGCTGCTGGCCGCGGGCGAGCCCCGGCGGCTGCTCAACGGCTTTCCCTCGGCCTACCGCACCGCCGTGCGGCATGGGGACTGCACGGTGACGTGGATGGGCACCCACGCGGCCCGGATCTCCATCCAGGGCAGCCCGCTGCCGGCGGAGTACTACGAGGGCGCGGTGCGGGGCGTGTTCTCCTTCACCCAGGTCGCCCAGGTGGCGACCGTGGTGCGGCAGGTCTCCCCCCTGCTCATCGAGGTGGACGTCTCGTGGTAG